One genomic segment of Panicum virgatum strain AP13 chromosome 2N, P.virgatum_v5, whole genome shotgun sequence includes these proteins:
- the LOC120660727 gene encoding pentatricopeptide repeat-containing protein At5g10690-like isoform X1: MMLIRPPRFLSPSPAPGPRGEPRLRRPVDASRIFSSPRPPGRRPRPRPRAASPCTDLRRLTARIVDLTRRRQLGQIIEEVEAARRRVRAGGVLNTIVMNSVLEACVRCGDVDRALLLFEEMRGPRGCGLDGVSYGILLKGLGIARRIDEAFEILESIEKDSLIGSPRLSPHLICGFLNALIEAGDMRRAIALVARFRKVLYEGHSVLLYNLLMKGYIKSNFPLGALTVKDEILRQGLKPDRLTYNTIISACVKSSEIDKAIQFLEDMKEEAKRESNPELLPDAVTYTTLLKGLGNSRDLYSVLKIVVEMKSSLLSIDRTAYTAMIDALLACGSIDGALCIFGDIIKQAGSNKDLRPKPHLYLSIMRAFATRGDVDMVMRLNKRMWPDSVGSISRAAKEEAYELLMEAAINNNQIDLAKGLLRRIVNEKECFSWTSRVGLVAIKVESLSGFTNSLLRPYVFPQIILNDPVEKYMVPFQESRPLPADIILRKVVMRFLKDRAVPLVDDWGGCVGIVHRDDCTKLDAPLLSMSRGPPLCVPTSTTVEHVIDLLLREKSEIVVVVKSGNIYEGSYASSSRPLGIFSLAILWNFTGDYSSDIHDAGSLLTALEQDAEACNSG, translated from the exons ATGATGCTGATTAGGCCGCCGCGGTTCCTCTCCCCTTCGCCTGCGCCGGGGCCGCGCGGCGAGCCACGCCTCCGCCGCCCTGTCGATGCTTCCAGGATCTTCTCCTCCCCTCGTCCCCCagggcgccgcccgcgcccgcgcccccggGCCGCGTCCCCGTGCAccgacctccgccgcctcaCCGCCCGCATCGTGGACCTCACCCGTCGCAGGCAGCTTGGCCAG ATTAttgaggaggtggaggcggcgcggcgacgtgTGCGTGCGGGTGGGGTACTCAACACCATCGTCATGAATTCAGTTCTGGAGGCCTGTGTGCGCTGTGGCGACGTCGACCGCGCGCTCCTGCTCTTCGAGGAAATGCGCGGGCCAAGGGGATGCGGCCTGGACGGCGTGTCCTATGGCATCTTGCTCAAG GGCTTGGGTATAGCGAGAAGGATTGATGAAGCGTTTGAAATACTGGAATCAATTGAGAAAGATTCTTTGATTGGGAGCCCCAGGCTCTCCCCTCACCTCATTTGTGGTTTTCTAAATGCCCTTATTGAAGCAG GAGATATGAGGCGTGCCATTGCTCTTGTCGCCCGTTTCCGCAAAGTCCTTTATGAAGGTCACTCTGTCCTACTGTACAACTTACTGATGAAG GGATACATTAAAAGCAACTTCCCTCTTGGAGCTTTGACTGTTAAAGATGAGATATTGCGTCAAGGGTTGAAGCCTGATAGATTGACCTACAACACCATCATTTCTGCCTGTGTAAAATCGTCAGAGATTGATAAAGCTATCCAATTTCTTGAAGATATGAAG GAAGAAGCTAAAAGGGAAAGTAATCCTGAACTCCTTCCGGATGCTGTTACCTACACAACATTACTTAAG GGTTTAGGAAATAGCCGGGACCTTTATTCAGTTTTGAAGATTGTTGTGGAGATGAAATCTTCACTGCTTTCAATCGATAGGACTGCATACACTGCTATGATAGATGCCTTGCTAGCTTGTGGATCCATTGATG GGGCCCTTTGCATATTTGGTGATATAATAAAGCAAGCTGGCAGCAACAAAGATCTGAGACCTAAACCTCATCTTTATCTTTCAATCATGAGAGCTTTTGCCACCAGAGGTGATGTCGATATGGTCATGAGATTGAACAAGCGCATGTGGCCAGAttcagttggatccattagtCGTGCAGCAAAAGAAGAGGCATATGAGTTATTAATGGAGGCTGCTATAAATAACAATCAG ATAGATTTGGCTAAAGGGCTTCTAAGAAGAATAGTGAATGAGAAGGAATGTTTCTCTTGGACGAGTAGAGTAGGTCTG GTTGCCATTAAAGTTGAAAGCTTATCTGGATTCACCAACTCTCTTCTAAGGCCCTATGTATTTCCACAG ATTATCTTGAATGATCCAGTTGAGAAGTATATGGTTCCATTTCAAGAATCTCGACCATTACCTGCTGATATAATCTTACGGAAAGTTGTGATGCGGTTCTTGAAAGATCGCGCAGTTCCCCTTGTTGATGATTGGGGAGGTTGTGTTGGAATTGTTCACCGTGATGATTGTACCAAG CTGGATGCGCCTCTTCTTTCTATGTCGAGAGGACCACCGCTGTGTGTGCCTACTTCAACAACCGTGGAGCATGTTATTGACCTCCTCCTCAGAGAGAAGTCCGAAATTGTGGTCGTGGTGAAAAGCGGAAACATATACGAAGGCAGCTACGCATCCAGCTCGAGGCCCCTGGGGATTTTCTCCCTCGCCATCCTGTGGAACTTCACCGGCGACTACTCATCAGACATCCACGACGCGGGCTCCCTGTTAACAGCGCTCGAGCAAGACGCTGAAGCCTGCAATTCTGGCTGA
- the LOC120660727 gene encoding pentatricopeptide repeat-containing protein At5g10690-like isoform X2 — protein MMLIRPPRFLSPSPAPGPRGEPRLRRPVDASRIFSSPRPPGRRPRPRPRAASPCTDLRRLTARIVDLTRRRQLGQIIEEVEAARRRVRAGGVLNTIVMNSVLEACVRCGDVDRALLLFEEMRGPRGCGLDGVSYGILLKGLGIARRIDEAFEILESIEKDSLIGSPRLSPHLICGFLNALIEAGDMRRAIALVARFRKVLYEGHSVLLYNLLMKEEAKRESNPELLPDAVTYTTLLKGLGNSRDLYSVLKIVVEMKSSLLSIDRTAYTAMIDALLACGSIDGALCIFGDIIKQAGSNKDLRPKPHLYLSIMRAFATRGDVDMVMRLNKRMWPDSVGSISRAAKEEAYELLMEAAINNNQIDLAKGLLRRIVNEKECFSWTSRVGLVAIKVESLSGFTNSLLRPYVFPQIILNDPVEKYMVPFQESRPLPADIILRKVVMRFLKDRAVPLVDDWGGCVGIVHRDDCTKLDAPLLSMSRGPPLCVPTSTTVEHVIDLLLREKSEIVVVVKSGNIYEGSYASSSRPLGIFSLAILWNFTGDYSSDIHDAGSLLTALEQDAEACNSG, from the exons ATGATGCTGATTAGGCCGCCGCGGTTCCTCTCCCCTTCGCCTGCGCCGGGGCCGCGCGGCGAGCCACGCCTCCGCCGCCCTGTCGATGCTTCCAGGATCTTCTCCTCCCCTCGTCCCCCagggcgccgcccgcgcccgcgcccccggGCCGCGTCCCCGTGCAccgacctccgccgcctcaCCGCCCGCATCGTGGACCTCACCCGTCGCAGGCAGCTTGGCCAG ATTAttgaggaggtggaggcggcgcggcgacgtgTGCGTGCGGGTGGGGTACTCAACACCATCGTCATGAATTCAGTTCTGGAGGCCTGTGTGCGCTGTGGCGACGTCGACCGCGCGCTCCTGCTCTTCGAGGAAATGCGCGGGCCAAGGGGATGCGGCCTGGACGGCGTGTCCTATGGCATCTTGCTCAAG GGCTTGGGTATAGCGAGAAGGATTGATGAAGCGTTTGAAATACTGGAATCAATTGAGAAAGATTCTTTGATTGGGAGCCCCAGGCTCTCCCCTCACCTCATTTGTGGTTTTCTAAATGCCCTTATTGAAGCAG GAGATATGAGGCGTGCCATTGCTCTTGTCGCCCGTTTCCGCAAAGTCCTTTATGAAGGTCACTCTGTCCTACTGTACAACTTACTGATGAAG GAAGAAGCTAAAAGGGAAAGTAATCCTGAACTCCTTCCGGATGCTGTTACCTACACAACATTACTTAAG GGTTTAGGAAATAGCCGGGACCTTTATTCAGTTTTGAAGATTGTTGTGGAGATGAAATCTTCACTGCTTTCAATCGATAGGACTGCATACACTGCTATGATAGATGCCTTGCTAGCTTGTGGATCCATTGATG GGGCCCTTTGCATATTTGGTGATATAATAAAGCAAGCTGGCAGCAACAAAGATCTGAGACCTAAACCTCATCTTTATCTTTCAATCATGAGAGCTTTTGCCACCAGAGGTGATGTCGATATGGTCATGAGATTGAACAAGCGCATGTGGCCAGAttcagttggatccattagtCGTGCAGCAAAAGAAGAGGCATATGAGTTATTAATGGAGGCTGCTATAAATAACAATCAG ATAGATTTGGCTAAAGGGCTTCTAAGAAGAATAGTGAATGAGAAGGAATGTTTCTCTTGGACGAGTAGAGTAGGTCTG GTTGCCATTAAAGTTGAAAGCTTATCTGGATTCACCAACTCTCTTCTAAGGCCCTATGTATTTCCACAG ATTATCTTGAATGATCCAGTTGAGAAGTATATGGTTCCATTTCAAGAATCTCGACCATTACCTGCTGATATAATCTTACGGAAAGTTGTGATGCGGTTCTTGAAAGATCGCGCAGTTCCCCTTGTTGATGATTGGGGAGGTTGTGTTGGAATTGTTCACCGTGATGATTGTACCAAG CTGGATGCGCCTCTTCTTTCTATGTCGAGAGGACCACCGCTGTGTGTGCCTACTTCAACAACCGTGGAGCATGTTATTGACCTCCTCCTCAGAGAGAAGTCCGAAATTGTGGTCGTGGTGAAAAGCGGAAACATATACGAAGGCAGCTACGCATCCAGCTCGAGGCCCCTGGGGATTTTCTCCCTCGCCATCCTGTGGAACTTCACCGGCGACTACTCATCAGACATCCACGACGCGGGCTCCCTGTTAACAGCGCTCGAGCAAGACGCTGAAGCCTGCAATTCTGGCTGA
- the LOC120660729 gene encoding transcription initiation factor TFIID subunit 10-like isoform X2 yields the protein MMGSNSGGGGGGPGGGMGPGMGGPVGGGGDGRHDDEAALTEFLSSLMDYTPTIPDELVEHYLGRSGFHCPDLRLTRLVAVAAQKFLSDIASDSLQHCKARVVAPIKDNKSKQPKDRRLVLTMDDLSKALREHGVNLKHAEYFADSPSAGMAPATREE from the exons ATGATGGGCAGCAACAGCGGCGGAGGGGGCGGAGGCCCTGGCGGGGGCATGGGTCCGGGCATGGGCGGGCCCGTGGGTGGAGGCGGGGACGGGAGGCacgacgacgaggccgcgcTCACCGAGTTCCTCTCCTCGCTCATGGACTACACCCCCACG ATTCCCGATGAGCTTGTGGAGCACTACCTCGGACGCAGCGGATTCCACTGCCCTGACCTCCGCTT AACGAGATTGGTTGCTGTAGCTGCCCAGAAGTTCCTTTCGGACATTGCAAGCGATTCTCTTCA GCACTGCAAGGCCAGGGTAGTAGCACCAATCAAAGACAATAAGAGCAAACAGCCTAAG GATAGACGTCTTGTACTAACTATGGATGATCTTTCGAAAGCCTTGCGTGAG CATGGTGTGAACTTGAAACACGCGGAGTACTTCGCAGACAGCCCTTCTGCAGGAATGGCTCCTGCAACAAGGGAGGAATAG
- the LOC120660727 gene encoding pentatricopeptide repeat-containing protein At5g10690-like isoform X3: MRPGRRVLWHLAQGFPPQGLGIARRIDEAFEILESIEKDSLIGSPRLSPHLICGFLNALIEAGDMRRAIALVARFRKVLYEGHSVLLYNLLMKGYIKSNFPLGALTVKDEILRQGLKPDRLTYNTIISACVKSSEIDKAIQFLEDMKEEAKRESNPELLPDAVTYTTLLKGLGNSRDLYSVLKIVVEMKSSLLSIDRTAYTAMIDALLACGSIDGALCIFGDIIKQAGSNKDLRPKPHLYLSIMRAFATRGDVDMVMRLNKRMWPDSVGSISRAAKEEAYELLMEAAINNNQIDLAKGLLRRIVNEKECFSWTSRVGLVAIKVESLSGFTNSLLRPYVFPQIILNDPVEKYMVPFQESRPLPADIILRKVVMRFLKDRAVPLVDDWGGCVGIVHRDDCTKLDAPLLSMSRGPPLCVPTSTTVEHVIDLLLREKSEIVVVVKSGNIYEGSYASSSRPLGIFSLAILWNFTGDYSSDIHDAGSLLTALEQDAEACNSG; this comes from the exons ATGCGGCCTGGACGGCGTGTCCTATGGCATCTTGCTCAAG GTTTTCCACCCCAA GGCTTGGGTATAGCGAGAAGGATTGATGAAGCGTTTGAAATACTGGAATCAATTGAGAAAGATTCTTTGATTGGGAGCCCCAGGCTCTCCCCTCACCTCATTTGTGGTTTTCTAAATGCCCTTATTGAAGCAG GAGATATGAGGCGTGCCATTGCTCTTGTCGCCCGTTTCCGCAAAGTCCTTTATGAAGGTCACTCTGTCCTACTGTACAACTTACTGATGAAG GGATACATTAAAAGCAACTTCCCTCTTGGAGCTTTGACTGTTAAAGATGAGATATTGCGTCAAGGGTTGAAGCCTGATAGATTGACCTACAACACCATCATTTCTGCCTGTGTAAAATCGTCAGAGATTGATAAAGCTATCCAATTTCTTGAAGATATGAAG GAAGAAGCTAAAAGGGAAAGTAATCCTGAACTCCTTCCGGATGCTGTTACCTACACAACATTACTTAAG GGTTTAGGAAATAGCCGGGACCTTTATTCAGTTTTGAAGATTGTTGTGGAGATGAAATCTTCACTGCTTTCAATCGATAGGACTGCATACACTGCTATGATAGATGCCTTGCTAGCTTGTGGATCCATTGATG GGGCCCTTTGCATATTTGGTGATATAATAAAGCAAGCTGGCAGCAACAAAGATCTGAGACCTAAACCTCATCTTTATCTTTCAATCATGAGAGCTTTTGCCACCAGAGGTGATGTCGATATGGTCATGAGATTGAACAAGCGCATGTGGCCAGAttcagttggatccattagtCGTGCAGCAAAAGAAGAGGCATATGAGTTATTAATGGAGGCTGCTATAAATAACAATCAG ATAGATTTGGCTAAAGGGCTTCTAAGAAGAATAGTGAATGAGAAGGAATGTTTCTCTTGGACGAGTAGAGTAGGTCTG GTTGCCATTAAAGTTGAAAGCTTATCTGGATTCACCAACTCTCTTCTAAGGCCCTATGTATTTCCACAG ATTATCTTGAATGATCCAGTTGAGAAGTATATGGTTCCATTTCAAGAATCTCGACCATTACCTGCTGATATAATCTTACGGAAAGTTGTGATGCGGTTCTTGAAAGATCGCGCAGTTCCCCTTGTTGATGATTGGGGAGGTTGTGTTGGAATTGTTCACCGTGATGATTGTACCAAG CTGGATGCGCCTCTTCTTTCTATGTCGAGAGGACCACCGCTGTGTGTGCCTACTTCAACAACCGTGGAGCATGTTATTGACCTCCTCCTCAGAGAGAAGTCCGAAATTGTGGTCGTGGTGAAAAGCGGAAACATATACGAAGGCAGCTACGCATCCAGCTCGAGGCCCCTGGGGATTTTCTCCCTCGCCATCCTGTGGAACTTCACCGGCGACTACTCATCAGACATCCACGACGCGGGCTCCCTGTTAACAGCGCTCGAGCAAGACGCTGAAGCCTGCAATTCTGGCTGA
- the LOC120660729 gene encoding transcription initiation factor TFIID subunit 10-like isoform X1 — MWPVYPVVARVPGSPLTSSVEAAALVVADTYRRFQSRRRPVFSHASPAARAARRRDVRMMGSNSGGGGGGPGGGMGPGMGGPVGGGGDGRHDDEAALTEFLSSLMDYTPTIPDELVEHYLGRSGFHCPDLRLTRLVAVAAQKFLSDIASDSLQHCKARVVAPIKDNKSKQPKDRRLVLTMDDLSKALREHGVNLKHAEYFADSPSAGMAPATREE; from the exons ATGTGGCCTGTTTATCCAGTTGTGGCCCGCGTCCCAGGTAGCCCCCTCACCTCTTCTGTCGAAGCTGCTGCCCTCGTCGTCGCTGACACCTATCGCCGCTTCCAGAGTCGCCGGCGGCCTGTGTTCTCCCACG CTTCTCCTGCGGccagggcggcgaggcggcgggacgtgAGGATGATGGGCAGCAACAGCGGCGGAGGGGGCGGAGGCCCTGGCGGGGGCATGGGTCCGGGCATGGGCGGGCCCGTGGGTGGAGGCGGGGACGGGAGGCacgacgacgaggccgcgcTCACCGAGTTCCTCTCCTCGCTCATGGACTACACCCCCACG ATTCCCGATGAGCTTGTGGAGCACTACCTCGGACGCAGCGGATTCCACTGCCCTGACCTCCGCTT AACGAGATTGGTTGCTGTAGCTGCCCAGAAGTTCCTTTCGGACATTGCAAGCGATTCTCTTCA GCACTGCAAGGCCAGGGTAGTAGCACCAATCAAAGACAATAAGAGCAAACAGCCTAAG GATAGACGTCTTGTACTAACTATGGATGATCTTTCGAAAGCCTTGCGTGAG CATGGTGTGAACTTGAAACACGCGGAGTACTTCGCAGACAGCCCTTCTGCAGGAATGGCTCCTGCAACAAGGGAGGAATAG